A region of the Salvia splendens isolate huo1 chromosome 11, SspV2, whole genome shotgun sequence genome:
aaaattcaaggGACCTACAGGAATCTCAAGAAAAAAAGGGTTATCACGAGGGTGATATACCTTCAGAAAAATGGATGGATAGAAAGAAGAGAAGTCAATTCAGGATCCCCAGTAGATGACCGTTCCCCCTACTGGTTGCCAACCTCTTAACTGATCAAATTAGGAGAAACCTCAAAACCGCTTGATCTAGTTGAGCGCAAGGATGGCAACGGAGACCAGAGGATGGATGACTACAGGGAGGAAAGGAAGATACCCACCCAAGAGCACAGAGGTGCAAAGATGATTtattgggcagaaagtactactcccCAAGTCTTGGTAGGAGTCGAAACAGGCCAAATTTAAAAAAGCAAGGAACAACTTTCGACTCCACCAAATCCACCACCTAATAGGAACTACAAAGTTTTAGGGAGTATCTTACCTTATAACTTTTTCTTCGTCAATTCATCTAAAAAATTGGTAGATAAATCGGTAGTATGTGTGGCAGGAGAAACCCCACCACGCATACCCAGTCTGATCAAGTAATTAATAGTCGGAAATAACCCCCGAAATTTACTTGCTCAGCTCAATACGTATGTATGGGCAGGGTACTTGTTCAAGTGGATTTCGGGAGTTGCCCGTGATTTGGAATGTAGTTttcgtttattttattttggaaattttggacACATCTGGAGGGAGTCTTAAATTTGAATactaaatcttttaattcttgAAAGAGAATCTTTGGCCAGTACTCTACAAAAATCGCTTAATTTGTTTCTTTCAATTTCAGTTAGGATTTGGCGGGATAAGTGAGAGAGCGGAACTTACTGTGCAAGTTTATTTTTTACCGAGAGAAGTAAAAAGCTGAATCATTTaactttgaaatttgaaaattggcGCAGGAAGgagaacaggcgctgatgtcaTAAGCGACTGTTCCCTCTCCCCTACACTCCTATATCCGCGTTTCTCTCTCCCACTCACCCATATTTCGTTAACCCTCAAAATCTCTCAAGCAAGAAATCCCAATTTCCCTTCCTTAATTTTTCAGGCAAAAACCACCCGACTTACCGAAAATGGACAAAGCCTCCGCTTCTAGCCGTTACCAGAAGCCCGCATCCGGTCGACGAGTGCGTTTGACTCCGGCGACTCCTCGCCAAGAACCCCCAACACCCACAACCTCGTCGTCATCAACCACCGAATCCACTCAGTCTCCGGAGACGTCTCCGAGCGATTCACAGTCAGGGAGTCCTAGAGGTGTAATGAGGAGAATCAGACCAAAGGGAGAAATACCCTACCCGTTCACCTACCAAGCCACCAATGTCAGAAACGAAGAAATATCCCCCTCTGTGCCAAATTCTCTCGAGAGTTTGGACGAAGCCTCATCTCTCTCTGACACTCAAGCCATGATTTTTATTTCCTCTTCCTCACACGATAAGCTTGCGGACACAGGCAATAAGGAGGGAGATACAAGGAGTAATATGGCCGAAGGGGAGAGGATCTACAAAGAGCGGTCGGTAGGAATGGAATAAGTAGCAACAGGCGGCAAGCAGGAAGATAATCTGGTGGAGATCGTGGTGGAGATCGTGGTGATAGATTctgaggaggatgaggaggagatgAAGGGCAGCTCTGGGCAAACCAGTAAATTTATAGAGAACCCAGAAGGTCCAGCCATAGACACTCAGGATGAAGCTAAAGCAGAAAATGAGGAGGTGATTGTACATGCCAAATGGAAAAGAAGGATAGAGGAGACGGTGGTCGGGTTGGTTGCATAGAATGCAACACAACGAACATTGATGAACGAACAGAAAGAGCAACTGATCAAGGTCGTCGACCTTGTGGGGATGATGATCTCCTGGATGGAGGAGAAATCAGACTTTGCGCGCCAGCATATATTTCTCGCTCCTACTTCTAGAGATGATGACCCAGACACCCAAACGGCTGCGAATAGGAGGCCTACTACCACCATCAGCCAACCACCTGCAGCAGTCATCCCATTCGTGTCCGCAACCAATGttaaacacatcatctctgtgggatcgatccttacttctctatactaattaatagttttgtgagttaaggttttgaaaatgCTTAGAGCTCTCACTCAAGTCAGAtcagctggatcagtttgactTTTCAACTTGAGTAATCCAACGATAATAGCAGTACCGACTTCATCATCTCCCAAGAGGGGCCAAGATGACCCGGGGTTCTGGCTCCTCAGGGAGCCAGaagaaaaactaaactaagacgAACCAAGTAAATTTTACCTTCGGCTTTAGTTTATGTTTTCCTTGAGCATGCTTATGTCTAACTGTATATATGCTTGTTTTTATGTCTTGAGTGACCTtttcacacttagcccattgcttggTCTATGtgtgcaatgggctaagtgtgagaagttggTTTGTTAATACATATTCTTTGTCTCTGTTTTGTTTGTCTTCAACCACTTAGCCTGTTGcacagtctaagtgtgagaagtcttgtatatatttgtttgtTTGTCCTCAGTAACGTGTgtacttctcccacttagcccaatgcttggtctaagtgtgagatgtTTGAGTTTTCTTTGCTCAATCACTACTACCCTGTTTTTCACTTCATCAAGTTCGCTTGAGGGCAAGCTGAAATGAAGTGGTAGGGGGGAAAAGTCAGTGTAGTCAATTCTTGAAGCATGTTTAGTTAGAATCTTTGTTTTTTTAGATATGAACTGGTTTAAGAAAATGAAGGCAAAATTCTCTTAGTAAGAGAGATTGAAGAAAAGTTACATGTTGATTTGTGAGATTCTCTCCTTTAATAAACCAAAATctgtttggatgaagtgagaacgATAGAAGTGCTTCAATCTAGATCTtctgtgaagccctctaaaatgtgagttaaaagcctagagtagaacactttctactattagATAAATAGAGTGGCTACCATTGATGCTATGAGAAATATGACAAAAGgcagtaaggactaaaggcattagggaATAACCAGTTGAGCCTAAATTCTTTCGAACCATGACCAGTCTCATTATAAGGGCAACCATTAGAATGCACCTCGAAGCCCAAACACTTAACCTTTCTTTTGAAAATCAAAAGTTCTATCCACATGTGAACGGAAGGGATAGGGTTGAGGCAACTCACCAATTTGGGGTAGAAAGAATAGGCTGGCTgatctgaaaaaaaaatgtgaagaaatatGTACccagaaaaaagagagaagaagtgTGAATAAGCTTTTAAGCAAAAAGGGAAGGGTCTATGCAAGCTTGACCCACACAAAAAATTGAGAAAccttagaaaataaaaacaagagGGGGAATCATAGAATCTGGTctagaaaaaaagaagagataAAAGGGTGTATAAAGCTAGAATGGCtaagaaaaaaagggaaaagaataTATGGGAAACAATCAGAATAACCAGGGAGGTTGTTCTGGTTCTTTCTCTAAGTTCACATGTTCACAGATTTTTGTTATCAGTTATTAACTTAGAACCCTTAGGACTTCCACCTTATCTCACATAATGCCCTGTTGGCCCCATTACAACCTGATCAAAGACATTAAGGAACTGTCCTAAGTTGGTGATTCTCAAAGCATCAatggtatggcaaaatgaatgagtgaatggACCTAACAATTATGGTGAGGATTGAGtaactgagtgaatccaacagttggaagaatagaagctatcttgacaaacaggCAAACATGATTAGGTAGAAGAGAGGAGGGAAAATAATCTGAGACTATAGAcaattggattgaccttaagcttgtggggacgattgCCAAATAATATAAACCAGTTCTATCTCTTATTTCTATATGTCTATGTGTTTAGTTAACTTCTGTGCTCTTCCATTTTAGGTCTTTTACATGTTTGTTCTACAATGCTTTTGAATAAGAACCATGTCTGAAACTtgcctcttttctttttcttctctttcatacttgaggataAGTATaggttaagtgtgagcagtttgatgaggctcgtttcacgcATATGTTTTGTCataaaactacataaaatcatgtgAACTAACGTgtaattttgagccaggtgtgtatgAAAGTCcgccatttttataaaacgagttgatcaactgggcggaCGAATGGATCAGGAGAAGGAGTCAAATTTGCTGCGCAAACGGATCAAGTTGGATCAAATGGCATGCAGCGGGAGCACCTAATTAGAAGACTGATGCgtcacacaagaaagatcccCAAGGGTAAAGGGTCAAGCAGACTTTTCAGAGAAAAAATGTCCtaaggatcaagacctcacgccttcctataaagggaaatagagaaggaggaaggagggAGCCGGTGACGCTCATTAGTCTTCAGCTCACTTCCAAAGCTGAAATGCCAGCTCAAACTACTCAAAACTCCTGATCCCAGTCACATACACTCTTGGTTCTCAACCTTGTTTAGTTTAGTTGTGGGTTGGTGTTGGTTTTTGTCATTGTTATTGTTTGGTTCTGTTTCCTGTTTTTCTTTAGTTTGCCTTCTGTTTATGTTTTGATGCAACTCTTGTGACTTTTTATTCTAGTAATTTAGTGTTATGACTTCAATTTCATTTGGATTTCTCTGTTGTTATGCACGATCTCTCTGATCTGTTTCTGATTTCTCTCTTGCGATGCTTAGCTTAGCTCAAATGCTTGGTTGCTATTTGATTCTGTTAGATCTGAGTTCTGATTCATGTTTTCTTTCGATTGCAAGGAAGGAAACTATGGTCGGATTATTTTAGGGTGTTTAGATCGGATAGATTAGTTGAAAGTTATGCATGATCATGGGTTAGTTTCTTGTTTACGTGAACGTAGTTTAGTTCTTAGATGCAGATTACAATCTACACATTTTTCTGATGAGTTTGTCATTCGTAAGAGTCCAGATTTGATTTTACTCTGCTTTCCATGTTGATTctttgaagaagatgaagtcgttaggaaagttttactttatcatGCTATTTGCACGAGACTGACAGTCATAACCCACCgtagtgaagcgtggcagcagtcatCCCATTAGTGTCCACAACCAATGttaaacacatcatctctgtgggattgatccttacttccctatactaattaatagtattatgggttaaggttttggaAGCGCTTTTGAGCTCTCACTCAAGTCAGATCTAGtcagctggatcagtttgacatTTCAACTTGAGTAATCCAATGATAATACAGCAAAGAGAAGAGCGAAGAAGTTAGAAGCTTTCAATAActaaaatcaatttaaaatacactaaaaatggaaaatcataaaataaataataaaaagtaaacTACTAAGTACAATAAAATTAGATACCCAAGTAAGTATTGAACTTGAATTGGCGGGGTACATCAGGCTCGTGCAATAGTGCAATGCATGGGTGACCTTTGAAGACCCAAGTAGCAAGATACTTGGATGGAT
Encoded here:
- the LOC121754433 gene encoding uncharacterized protein LOC121754433, which produces MDKASASSRYQKPASGRRVRLTPATPRQEPPTPTTSSSSTTESTQSPETSPSDSQSGSPRGVMRRIRPKGEIPYPFTYQATNVRNEEISPSVPNSLESLDEASSLSDTQAMIFISSSSHDKLADTATGGKQEDNLVEIVVEIVVIDSEEDEEEMKGSSGQTSKFIENPEGPAIDTQDEAKAENEEVIVHAKWKRRIEETVVGLVA